From Bacteroidota bacterium:
AACTAATTAATAAAAAAATGAAAGCACAAAAACCTCTAAAAGAAATCTTTATAGTATTGGTTACCATCGCTCCTTTATTATACTATTTTTATTTATGGAGTTCATTGCCGGAAACAATTCCAATCCATTTTGATGCGATTGGAAATCCCAACGGATATGGCAGTAAAAATATCATCACAATCGTATTATTAATTTTAACGGTAGGGATTTACCTGTTTCTTAAATTTATACCACGAGTTTACAATAAAAACAGCTTTACGATTGATCCTAAAACATTTGAGAATCTACGATTTATTATGGCATTGTTTTTCTCAACCTTATGTTTTATGATCATATTTTCCGTTCAACAAGGTAAAATAAACAGCTCCTTGCTCTATATCATTATTGCATTTTTGATTTCCATACTTGGAAATTACATGGGCAATGTCAGGCCAAATAATCTCTTTAAAAACAAATTTAAATGGACGAATAAGGATGAATTTGTATGGAAGAAAACACAAAATTTCATTGGTAAACTTTGGTTTGTTTCAGGCATTGCTTTAGCATTAATCATTATCTTCTTACCAAAAGAATTGGAGGCTTACGTATTATTTATTGGTATGATGATTATTTTAGTAATTCTGCCTGCTGGGTATAGCTATATAATTTATCTGAATAATAAAAAAGCCCTTAAACGAAATGAGTTATCGGAAACTCTAGCGAATACAGTAGAGTCAGAAAGTAGAAATTCCGATCCTTGGATAGGATTATTTTATGTCAACAGCAGGGATAAAAGGGTACTCGTACCAAAACGAACCCCGGGAATGGGATGGACTTTGAATTTTGGGAATCCTTATGCTTATATTTTACTCATTGCAATTGTTTTAATTATCCTTATGACTAATTATCTTACTTAAAAATCCAGCCATGAAAAAACTAATTTTAATTTTCGCAGGATTATTCTTATCCACAGTTTTAAAGTCTCAAGATTTACAGAATGTGAATTTCTCAGAATCAGAACTGATACTTAAAACCACTACCGGCAATATTTACGGAACATTAAGCATCGCTGAAACTCCTGAACCAAGCCCAATTATTCTTATTATTGCCGGCTCAGGTCCAACCGACCGTGATTGTAATTCGGCACTTGGTTTAAAAACCAATGCCTTCAAAATGATGGCGGAAGGATTTGCTGTGAATGGAATATCGACACTTAGATTTGATAAACGAGGGATTGCGGAAAGCAACGCGGCAATGAAAAGTGAAGCTGAACTTCGATTTGACGACTATATAAAAGATGTGGTAGATTGGGTTGCATTATTAAAAGCTGATCCTCGATTTTCAAGAATTATTATTTTGGGCCATAGTGAAGGTTCATTGATAGGAATGATCGCCGCCGAACAAACCAAAATTGATGGATATATATCTATTTCGGGAGCAGGGAGGGCAATCGATGAAGTGCTGAAAGAACAACTCGTCAGCAAATTACCACCGCAACTGATGGAAGAATCAAATCGAATATTGGATACCTTAAAAATGGGCAAGTTAGCTTCGCAGGTGAGTCCCTATCTGGTTTCGCTATATCGCCCAAGTGTTCAGCCCTATATGATTTCATGGATAAAATATGATCCGGCTAAAGAAATTAAAAACTTAAAAACCCCTACTTTAATTATTCAAGGTAACACTGATTTACAGGTAAGTGAAAAAGATGCAAAATTGCTTGCTGCTGCAAAACCCAATGCAAAATTATTAATTATTGAAAATATGAATCATGTTTTAAAAGAATCTGAAGCTGATCCTCAAAAAAATATGGCCACCTATAATAACCCTGAATTACCATTAAAAGCAGGATTGGTTGATGAAATTGTGAAGTTTATAAATAACAAGTAGTTAAAAATGTTTTTAATCAGGAGATCAAATAAGAATATAGGGTAATTTAAGGCAAACAACTCTATGTTAATATTCTTCTATCCAACAATAATTTGAACAATTATTGTCCTGATGGATGGATTTTGACCTTAAAATCAATAGTACACCTAATTCTATTGCACTTTATTAACCTGATTTAAAAACAAACACATGAAAAAAATTCGAATTTTAAGCCTATTTATTTTTACCACAATCTTGACTTCAGGAACTTTTGGGCAAGACCTGAAAGTGAACAGTAATGGACTGGATATCTACTACCGTATCATGGGTAAAGGTTTACCAATTTTGATAATTGGTGGTGGTCCTGGAGATGTTTCAGATCGTTATCTTAGTTTGTGCGAACTGCTTTCCAAGGACTTTCAGTGTATTTTGGTTGATCAGAGAGGAACAGGCAAATCTACTCCTGCACAAATAGATTCTTCCAGCATTTCGTTAGCGTTGACTATTGAGGATTTCGAGGCTATTCGTAATCATTTGGGGTTTAAGCAATGGACTGTGCTTGGCTTCTCGTATGGAGGGTTCGTAGCCGCTGTTTACACCAACGACTATCCAACATCAGTTTCTTCGCTTATCCATATGGGCTCATTGGGATTTGATTTTAATGTCTATAGGCATTTTAGTGACAATATCGTGTCGAGGCTACATCCCGGTGATCTGGAATTGCTAAAATATTGGAGTGATTCAACCAGAATGGCAACTGATAAACACCATGCAATTGTTGAAACAATTAAGGCAAGAATGCCCGGCTATTTTTTTAGCAGAGAAAAAGCATTGTTAGTTACTCAAACCATGAAAGACTCTGACTTTAATTTAAGTCTCGGTGATTATTTGTGGGATGATATGTACAAAAGAAGCCTTGAATTGTTAAAAAAGAATTCGGACTTCGATAAACCAGTGCTCATTCTTCATGGCAGACAAGATCCATTGGGAGAATCGGTAGCTCAATCTTTATCACGTTATTATAAAAATAGCAAGCTGGTATTTGTCGAAAAAAGCGGTCATTATTCCTGGATAGAACAACCTGAAAAGATTTTGGCAGCAATTAAAGCGTTTTTATCACCGACCAAATAAATAGCAATGAAAAAAGCAGGACTTTTCTTTTTTATTATCGGTTTAGCTACTTCAGCTATACCTGCTCAGGAAAAAATTTCGATAAACTCAATACCATCAACAATTGCCTTTACCATTGATGAGAAGGACCTATTTCCTGAAGGCATTACCTATGATCCTATAACAAAATTATTTTTTGTAAGCAGTGTTCAAAAGAAAAAAGTGATTGCAATTGATACAAAAGGTAATTGTTTTGATTTTGTAAAACAAGAGCAGGATAGTATGTTTCGCAGTTTAGGAATGAAAGTAGATGTTGAGAGAAGAAGATTATGGATTGTTTCAAATAGTGATTGGGGCAACAGCATGATATCGGCAGTTCATATTTATAATATTGATACTCGAAAGCTAATAAAGAGTTTATTTACTGCCAAGGGAAAAGTTCCCACTTTTAACGACCTCGCTCTTACTGAATCGGGTGATGCATTTATTTCAGATTTTGGCGGGAATAGTATTTTTCTGGTTCCATCAGATTTGAGCAGGGCTGAACTGTTTTTAGAGTCCGATAACCTTTTGGAGGGTGCAAATGGAATGGTTCTCTCTTCTGATGATTCAATGCTATATGTTGCATCGAATACAAAAGGGATTGTAATCGTTGATTTAAGAAACAAATCCATTCAACCAATTGCTTGTAGTTTGCCTATAGAAACCAAAGGGATCGATGGGCTAATGCTTTACAATAACAGTCTTGTTGGGGTTTTTAATGGTGATGGCGATATGAAAAAGCATCATATTTCCCAATATGTGCTAAGCGATGATGGTCGCGAAATCGTTTCTTCATCCATAATAGATCAGAATAACCCCTTGTTTAACGAGCCCACATCGGGAGTGATTGTTGATGATGAATTGTATTGCCTAGCGACCACCAATTTGCGTCAATTTGTAATGGATGGAAATGTTGATGTTACCAAGCTTAAAAACCCAATTGTGCTGAGGTATATACTTGAGAATGTTTCAGAAAATAATTAAGTCAAATTGAATCTGTTGCACAGGAGTATGACTGGCATGACATTAAATAGAATTGGGCTTTGATAAAAATTTTAAAAATATATTACAAAACTATTATTTATGAAAAATTAAATTAATACACTCAGAAAAATGAAACAGAAAAAACTTATTCGATTATCGATATCAATAATAATAATGATAATCTCATTGAATGCATTTTCGCAAATTACATTAAATACACCTAATACAAATAGTATTTTGTATTTAGGTGAAGGAGAAAACCAGCCATTGATTGTTGGTTTGGGTGGATCTGAAGGAGGAAATGCATGGGCGAGTGAAGGATGGGGAAAAGTGAGGGATCAATTTGTGGTAAAAGGATATGCTTTTTTAGCTCTTGGCTACTTTGGAGGAGAAGGAATGCCCGATACATTAAATCTTATCGCAATTGAAAATATTCACTATGCAATTGCAGAAGCTTCCAAAAATCCAAAAATAAATAAGAAAAGAATTGCAATTATTGGAGGGTCAACAGGAGCTGAACTTGCATTGGTTATGGGAAGTTATTACAAGGATATTAAGTGCGTGATTGGACTAGTTCCCAGCCATGCCGTTTTCCCTGGACATACAATGAGTTTTTCAACATCTTGCTGGACCTACAAGAATAAGGAACTACCCTTTGTTCCAGCCACTAAGGATGCTATACCCTTTATTATGAATGGAGAAATGAGAAAGGCATTTGAAGAAGTTCTAAAGGATACTGTTGCAGAACAAAAAGCATTAATCATGGTTGAAAAAATAAAAGGGCCAATTTTGCTTATTTCTGCTAAAAATGATGAGGTTTGGCCATCGACACCCATGTCGGAGAAAGTGATGGCAAGATTAAGTACCAAAAAGTTTAAGTACCATTTTGAGCATGTTGCGATAGAAGGAGGGCATTCTGCTCCACTAAAACAATTTGGCAAGGTTATTTTTCCATTTTTGGAAAAGCATTTCCCTGTAAAATAATAGAGGGGTTTTCAACTGATAGTTTTAAAAAATTTATAATGATTAAGAAAATTGAGATAAAGGTTGAAGTAAGTATAGTATTAATAACAAATCAATAATAAGGTGAAATAATATGAAACACCCATGTTTTGCCATACACAAACACACTAGTAATATTATTGCAAACATGGGTGTTCCATCATACCTTAAAAATAAATTTTATTATGATGAAAAAAGCATTTCAATTGACATCAATTTTAGTCTTAGTTATTTTATTAAGTTTAACTATTATTTCCTGTTCCCCAAAACAGGATGAATATAAAATTCAAGCATGGAAGACAGTGAAGACAATTAATCGATTATGGGCCATAGAGAGGGATATTGATAGCTTGGCGTTGTTCTTTCATAAAAATATGGTTTTAATTGCTCCT
This genomic window contains:
- a CDS encoding alpha/beta hydrolase, with amino-acid sequence MKKLILIFAGLFLSTVLKSQDLQNVNFSESELILKTTTGNIYGTLSIAETPEPSPIILIIAGSGPTDRDCNSALGLKTNAFKMMAEGFAVNGISTLRFDKRGIAESNAAMKSEAELRFDDYIKDVVDWVALLKADPRFSRIIILGHSEGSLIGMIAAEQTKIDGYISISGAGRAIDEVLKEQLVSKLPPQLMEESNRILDTLKMGKLASQVSPYLVSLYRPSVQPYMISWIKYDPAKEIKNLKTPTLIIQGNTDLQVSEKDAKLLAAAKPNAKLLIIENMNHVLKESEADPQKNMATYNNPELPLKAGLVDEIVKFINNK
- a CDS encoding alpha/beta hydrolase codes for the protein MKKIRILSLFIFTTILTSGTFGQDLKVNSNGLDIYYRIMGKGLPILIIGGGPGDVSDRYLSLCELLSKDFQCILVDQRGTGKSTPAQIDSSSISLALTIEDFEAIRNHLGFKQWTVLGFSYGGFVAAVYTNDYPTSVSSLIHMGSLGFDFNVYRHFSDNIVSRLHPGDLELLKYWSDSTRMATDKHHAIVETIKARMPGYFFSREKALLVTQTMKDSDFNLSLGDYLWDDMYKRSLELLKKNSDFDKPVLILHGRQDPLGESVAQSLSRYYKNSKLVFVEKSGHYSWIEQPEKILAAIKAFLSPTK
- a CDS encoding DUF1648 domain-containing protein, whose product is LINKKMKAQKPLKEIFIVLVTIAPLLYYFYLWSSLPETIPIHFDAIGNPNGYGSKNIITIVLLILTVGIYLFLKFIPRVYNKNSFTIDPKTFENLRFIMALFFSTLCFMIIFSVQQGKINSSLLYIIIAFLISILGNYMGNVRPNNLFKNKFKWTNKDEFVWKKTQNFIGKLWFVSGIALALIIIFLPKELEAYVLFIGMMIILVILPAGYSYIIYLNNKKALKRNELSETLANTVESESRNSDPWIGLFYVNSRDKRVLVPKRTPGMGWTLNFGNPYAYILLIAIVLIILMTNYLT